One region of Pyramidobacter sp. YE332 genomic DNA includes:
- a CDS encoding glutamate-5-semialdehyde dehydrogenase produces MDASLILHEMGKNARVSAAVLAQTSSAKKNEALRAMATALRAHKDEILEANGRDMRGGEENGLGQAMLERLKLTEQRVEDMAVGIEEVAALPDPIGQTVRGYVNSDGLKIAQVRVPLGVIGVIYESRPNVTADTAALCLKSGNAVILRGGSEAMDSSRVIVSALIEAVSSAGLPESCIQLLDVPGHEATTALMQLDDLDVLIPRGGRGLKKAVREHCSVPCIMTGDGVCHTYIAASADPQMCVPIVINAKTQRPSACNAMETLLIHKDAAPTVLPAVANALVAHGVELRGDAAAREIFADMEPAADEDWSTEYLDLILSVKIVNSLDEALAHIARWGTGHSESILTTDYAEAEKFLDRVDAAAVYVNASTRFTDGGVFGLGAEIGISTQKLHARGPMGIEQLTSTKYKIRGSGQVRR; encoded by the coding sequence ATGGACGCATCGTTGATTTTGCATGAAATGGGAAAGAATGCCCGCGTTTCCGCGGCCGTGCTGGCACAGACCAGTTCGGCGAAGAAAAACGAAGCGCTGCGGGCCATGGCGACGGCACTGCGCGCCCATAAGGACGAAATCCTGGAGGCCAACGGGCGCGACATGCGCGGTGGAGAAGAAAACGGCCTCGGCCAGGCGATGCTGGAGCGGCTGAAACTCACGGAGCAGCGCGTAGAAGACATGGCGGTCGGCATCGAGGAAGTGGCGGCGTTGCCCGATCCGATCGGTCAGACGGTGCGCGGTTATGTCAATTCCGACGGGCTGAAGATTGCGCAAGTGCGCGTGCCGCTCGGCGTGATCGGCGTCATTTACGAGTCGCGTCCCAACGTGACCGCCGATACGGCAGCGCTCTGCCTCAAGTCGGGCAACGCGGTGATTTTGCGCGGCGGGAGCGAAGCCATGGATTCCAGCCGTGTGATCGTCAGCGCGTTGATCGAGGCCGTTTCCTCCGCGGGGCTGCCCGAAAGCTGCATCCAGCTGCTCGACGTGCCCGGCCACGAGGCGACGACGGCGCTGATGCAGCTGGACGATCTGGACGTGCTGATCCCGCGCGGCGGCCGCGGTCTGAAAAAAGCCGTGCGCGAGCACTGTTCCGTGCCCTGCATCATGACGGGCGACGGCGTGTGCCACACGTATATCGCCGCTTCCGCCGATCCGCAGATGTGCGTGCCGATCGTCATCAACGCCAAGACGCAGCGGCCTTCGGCGTGCAACGCCATGGAGACGCTGCTGATCCACAAAGACGCGGCGCCGACGGTTCTGCCGGCCGTGGCTAACGCGCTGGTGGCTCACGGCGTGGAACTGCGCGGCGACGCCGCAGCCCGTGAGATCTTTGCGGATATGGAGCCGGCCGCCGACGAGGACTGGTCGACGGAGTACCTCGATCTGATCCTCTCGGTCAAGATCGTGAATTCGCTCGACGAAGCGCTGGCGCATATCGCTCGCTGGGGCACGGGGCATTCCGAGAGCATCCTTACGACCGATTACGCCGAGGCGGAAAAGTTTCTCGATCGCGTCGATGCGGCGGCGGTCTACGTGAACGCTTCAACGCGCTTTACCGACGGCGGCGTCTTCGGCCTGGGCGCGGAAATCGGCATCAGCACGCAGAAGCTGCACGCCCGCGGCCCCATGGGCATCGAGCAGCTGACCAGCACGAAGTACAAGATCCGCGGCAGCGGCCAGGTCCGGCGCTGA
- a CDS encoding ankyrin repeat domain-containing protein: MDLCLNGDALQVASALKDEGISVGKADAKGNTPLMMAAQAKGKAADPDKIRLLVNAGSNVNAANKERMRALAAAAQDSDNPEIIVALAAAGAELEERGSRGWTPLGLAAMRNPNPEIAAALIDLGADLAAADNSGATPFMLAARAGNAYEVLITLLDEGADPTVTGANKRRPGVT, from the coding sequence ATGGATCTTTGTCTGAACGGCGACGCGCTGCAGGTCGCATCGGCCCTGAAAGACGAAGGGATCTCCGTCGGCAAAGCCGACGCCAAAGGCAACACGCCGCTGATGATGGCCGCCCAGGCCAAAGGCAAGGCCGCCGATCCCGACAAAATCAGGCTGCTCGTCAACGCCGGAAGCAACGTCAACGCCGCCAACAAAGAGAGGATGCGCGCGCTGGCCGCCGCCGCCCAGGACAGCGACAATCCCGAGATTATCGTCGCCCTGGCCGCGGCCGGAGCCGAGCTGGAAGAACGCGGCTCCCGCGGCTGGACGCCGCTCGGTCTCGCGGCGATGCGCAATCCCAATCCCGAGATCGCCGCGGCGCTGATCGACCTCGGCGCCGATCTCGCCGCCGCGGATAACTCCGGCGCCACCCCGTTCATGCTGGCCGCGCGGGCCGGCAACGCCTACGAAGTTCTGATCACGCTGCTTGACGAAGGCGCCGATCCCACCGTGACCGGCGCCAACAAAAGACGGCCTGGAGTTACATAG
- a CDS encoding MATE family efflux transporter: MEGAEPKNRMLSGGVFRPVFLFALPIMVGNFFLQLYITVDAVIVGRFLGGHSLAAVSVATPILFIVVFFLAGGCTGVSVLIAQIYGSGDTEKLKRAMSTALIFGALFTLGLTALCLYGARGVLMWTKAPAELHDETMAYLNIVFAGLIFSFLYNYYASVLRGIGNSKIPFVFQAAASALHIAMNLLFVGALGLGVRGSALATVLSQMFSSAACIYYVYRYEPLLALRRGDCAVDRAALGQTISYSWAAALQSIIVYVGRFLTQGCVNPMGADVVAGYNAATRIEAIVVMPYEGISTAESTFIAQNVGAGHAERVRAGFRAGLAMNLAYVTVACTLLFLNAAAIMGIFVPGGSNPVIVQAGSLYLRPQAVYLALSAVDVVMQSFFRGLGEFRIVMIVSLLQIVVRVILSFWLVPSLGISAIAHATAAGWLLIFFVLSALSYRRLRQIDGRLQRA, translated from the coding sequence ATGGAAGGCGCGGAGCCAAAGAATCGGATGCTCTCGGGCGGCGTTTTCCGGCCTGTTTTTCTCTTTGCGCTGCCCATCATGGTGGGGAATTTTTTTCTCCAGTTGTACATCACGGTCGACGCGGTCATCGTCGGCCGTTTTCTCGGCGGCCATTCGCTGGCGGCGGTCAGCGTGGCCACGCCGATTCTGTTTATCGTCGTGTTCTTCCTGGCCGGCGGGTGCACCGGCGTTTCCGTGCTGATCGCTCAGATTTACGGCTCCGGCGATACGGAAAAACTCAAAAGAGCCATGTCCACGGCGCTGATCTTCGGCGCGCTGTTCACGCTCGGGCTGACGGCGCTGTGTCTGTACGGCGCGCGCGGCGTTCTGATGTGGACGAAAGCGCCGGCGGAACTGCACGACGAGACGATGGCCTATCTGAACATCGTCTTCGCCGGGCTGATCTTCTCGTTTTTGTACAATTACTACGCCTCGGTGCTGCGCGGCATCGGCAACTCGAAGATCCCGTTCGTCTTTCAGGCGGCGGCGTCGGCGCTGCACATCGCCATGAATCTGCTCTTCGTCGGCGCGCTGGGGCTGGGCGTGCGCGGTTCGGCGCTGGCCACCGTGCTGTCGCAGATGTTTTCCTCGGCCGCCTGCATTTATTATGTTTATCGTTACGAACCGTTGCTGGCGCTTCGTCGCGGCGACTGTGCCGTTGACCGCGCGGCGTTGGGGCAGACGATCAGCTACAGCTGGGCGGCGGCGCTGCAGTCCATTATCGTCTACGTGGGGCGTTTCCTCACGCAGGGCTGCGTCAATCCGATGGGAGCCGACGTGGTGGCTGGCTACAACGCGGCGACGCGCATCGAGGCGATCGTGGTCATGCCCTACGAGGGCATTTCCACGGCCGAGTCGACGTTCATCGCTCAGAACGTGGGGGCGGGGCACGCGGAACGCGTGCGGGCCGGATTCCGAGCGGGGCTTGCGATGAATCTGGCGTACGTGACCGTGGCCTGTACGCTCCTGTTTCTGAACGCCGCGGCGATCATGGGGATTTTCGTGCCCGGCGGCTCCAACCCGGTGATTGTCCAGGCAGGCAGCCTTTATCTGAGGCCTCAGGCGGTTTACCTCGCCCTCAGCGCCGTCGACGTGGTGATGCAGAGTTTCTTTCGCGGGCTGGGCGAATTTCGCATCGTGATGATCGTCTCGCTGCTGCAGATCGTCGTACGCGTGATTCTCTCGTTCTGGCTGGTGCCGTCGCTGGGTATCTCGGCCATTGCCCATGCCACGGCGGCCGGCTGGCTGCTGATTTTCTTCGTGCTCAGCGCCCTCTCGTACCGCCGGTTGCGGCAGATCGACGGGCGGCTCCAGCGTGCCTGA
- a CDS encoding transporter substrate-binding domain-containing protein — MFKRIAALSALLTLAASAAFAASALDKDTLVAATESTYPPYESRNEKGELVGFDIELTETVAKKLGKKVEWLDMPFDSLIPALMSGKVDLVAAGMSATPERAKRVNFSAPYEISFSAFVTGVENPPQDTDALAGKIVAVQIGTVQENFARSLGNVEVKTFQKFDDCVREVVLGRAAATLMDIPVAKQYMQAKDFAGKVTVAFNKQITGADKAIAMPKQDEALSAAVNGIIEEMDKSGELAALRDKWFKE; from the coding sequence ATGTTTAAACGCATCGCTGCACTTTCCGCTCTGCTGACGCTGGCCGCAAGCGCCGCTTTCGCGGCTTCGGCTCTGGACAAGGACACGCTGGTCGCCGCGACCGAGAGCACGTATCCGCCTTACGAATCGCGCAACGAAAAAGGCGAGCTGGTTGGCTTCGACATCGAGCTGACCGAGACGGTCGCCAAAAAACTGGGCAAAAAGGTCGAATGGCTCGACATGCCTTTCGATTCGCTGATCCCGGCGCTGATGTCGGGCAAGGTCGATCTGGTCGCCGCCGGCATGTCGGCCACGCCGGAGCGCGCCAAGCGCGTCAACTTCTCGGCTCCGTACGAGATCTCCTTCAGCGCTTTCGTCACTGGAGTCGAAAACCCGCCCCAAGACACCGACGCACTGGCCGGCAAGATCGTGGCGGTGCAGATCGGCACGGTGCAGGAGAATTTCGCGCGCAGTCTCGGCAACGTGGAAGTGAAGACGTTCCAGAAGTTCGACGACTGCGTGCGCGAGGTTGTGCTCGGGCGCGCCGCCGCGACGCTGATGGACATTCCCGTGGCGAAGCAGTACATGCAGGCCAAGGATTTCGCCGGCAAAGTCACGGTCGCTTTCAACAAACAGATCACCGGCGCTGACAAGGCCATCGCCATGCCCAAGCAGGACGAGGCGCTGAGCGCCGCGGTCAACGGCATCATCGAGGAAATGGACAAAAGCGGGGAGCTGGCGGCTCTGCGCGACAAGTGGTTCAAAGAGTAA
- a CDS encoding N-acetyltransferase, whose product MGRNYVNLTIGNLDSEHVCCAIADKKHQDGVSVKKQWLKERIQEGHVFRKLNERGKVFIEYAPLESSWVPVRGENYMYVYCLWVAGSFKGKGHARDLIEYCIADAKEKGKSGVCALSSKKKKPYLSEKKFLLKYGFEVADTAGDDYELLALSFDGRKPRFSENAKAMRIDDKSLTIYYGAQCPYIPDCVEQVRRYCDKNDIPLNLVAVDTLEKAKNVPCVFNNYAVFYNGVFETAHLLNETYLKKLLHP is encoded by the coding sequence ATGGGCAGGAACTATGTGAATCTGACGATCGGCAACCTCGACTCGGAGCATGTGTGCTGCGCAATCGCAGATAAAAAACATCAGGACGGCGTGTCGGTCAAAAAACAATGGCTCAAGGAGCGTATCCAGGAAGGGCATGTCTTTCGTAAACTCAATGAACGAGGAAAGGTGTTCATCGAGTACGCGCCTCTGGAATCGTCGTGGGTCCCCGTGCGCGGAGAAAATTATATGTACGTCTATTGCCTGTGGGTGGCCGGCTCGTTCAAAGGCAAAGGACACGCGCGGGATCTCATCGAGTATTGCATCGCTGACGCAAAGGAAAAAGGGAAATCCGGCGTGTGCGCGCTGAGTTCAAAAAAGAAAAAGCCCTATTTGTCCGAAAAAAAATTCCTGCTCAAGTATGGTTTCGAGGTGGCAGATACCGCCGGAGATGATTACGAGCTGTTGGCTTTGTCTTTTGACGGACGGAAACCCCGTTTTTCCGAAAACGCAAAAGCGATGAGGATCGACGATAAATCGCTGACGATCTACTACGGGGCGCAATGTCCGTATATTCCGGACTGCGTCGAGCAAGTGCGAAGGTATTGCGATAAAAACGACATCCCTCTGAATCTGGTCGCAGTCGACACCTTGGAAAAAGCCAAAAACGTCCCATGTGTTTTCAACAACTATGCGGTTTTTTACAACGGCGTTTTCGAAACGGCTCATTTATTGAATGAGACGTACCTGAAGAAGCTGCTTCATCCATAG
- the trxA gene encoding thioredoxin, translating into MTPIVLTSENFQSEVLQSSEPVLVDFWAPWCAPCRAFSPVLDEIAAEASGFKVGKVNVDEQSELAASLRIMSIPTLILFKNGAPSARTVGVQSKENVLALLK; encoded by the coding sequence ATGACGCCGATTGTCCTTACCAGTGAAAATTTTCAGAGTGAAGTCCTTCAAAGCAGCGAACCGGTGCTGGTCGATTTCTGGGCGCCGTGGTGCGCGCCCTGCCGCGCCTTTTCGCCCGTCCTCGACGAGATCGCCGCTGAAGCTTCGGGCTTCAAAGTCGGCAAGGTCAACGTAGACGAGCAGTCTGAACTGGCGGCTTCGCTCCGTATCATGAGCATCCCCACGCTGATTTTGTTCAAAAACGGCGCTCCCTCCGCCCGCACCGTCGGCGTGCAGTCGAAGGAAAACGTGCTCGCCCTGCTCAAATAG
- the xth gene encoding exodeoxyribonuclease III: protein MRVATFNVNSLRTRLPILERWLPGADVDVLALQETKVQDGEFPLAEVEKLGYRAAFRGEKSYNGVAILSKQEPDEVVHGFADGASPLWDTRLIAARFGDTWILDTYVPQGKEITHPDYEAKKEFLRRTAALIAAHKDEKLLWTGDLNVAPTELDVTNPANKKDHVCFVKELRDLFAQLCAPLVIDLLRVHHPGEELYSFFDYRVKNALERNIGWRIDHMLATPSLAKQSRACWIDAEPRGWEKPSDHTPMLADFAD, encoded by the coding sequence ATGAGAGTCGCTACCTTTAACGTGAATTCGCTGCGCACCCGCCTGCCGATCCTCGAGCGCTGGCTGCCCGGCGCGGATGTGGACGTGCTGGCCCTGCAGGAGACAAAAGTGCAGGACGGCGAATTTCCCCTTGCCGAGGTGGAAAAGCTCGGCTACCGCGCCGCCTTCCGCGGCGAAAAATCCTACAACGGCGTCGCCATCCTCTCGAAGCAAGAGCCCGACGAGGTGGTCCACGGCTTCGCCGACGGCGCGTCGCCGCTCTGGGACACGCGCCTGATCGCCGCGCGCTTCGGGGACACGTGGATCCTCGATACCTACGTGCCGCAGGGCAAGGAGATCACCCACCCCGACTACGAAGCCAAAAAGGAATTTCTGCGCCGCACCGCCGCGCTGATCGCCGCGCACAAGGACGAAAAGCTGCTCTGGACCGGCGACCTCAACGTGGCCCCGACCGAGCTGGACGTGACCAATCCCGCCAACAAGAAGGATCACGTCTGTTTCGTCAAGGAGCTGCGCGACCTTTTCGCGCAGCTCTGCGCGCCGCTGGTCATCGACCTGCTGCGCGTCCACCACCCCGGCGAGGAGCTGTACTCGTTCTTCGATTACCGCGTCAAAAACGCGCTGGAACGCAACATCGGCTGGCGCATCGACCACATGCTCGCCACGCCGTCTCTGGCGAAACAAAGCCGGGCCTGCTGGATCGACGCGGAACCGCGCGGCTGGGAAAAGCCTTCGGACCACACGCCCATGCTGGCCGATTTCGCCGACTGA
- a CDS encoding YbaK/EbsC family protein — protein sequence MKWMSELLMPVSRGRSSKLHDLGLAKIAQGGYGLWNPNDETLILLPEGKVLFQRTEDFLLRSLEAFRPQRLDCGTSARGALDAAVRLIKRAADLPVLLAERRGDELRLLGLHGDFEASLEMANDALRAVGGAVCTLGLRLRRVDRLTPEGHRVDLLCRSEAPLRGEEGLICPDCGWMAAFDSPCRFGGETSDAAPEELREVATPGCSTVEKLCEYLKIAPSRIVKCMFYAVEGRGLAAVILRADRQVCLEKVRAAFQGASVRPAEPDELAAVMGDSAGYMGPVGLPASVALLADFSAVGVKNAVVGANKPGFHKTGACWGRDFKTDFVADVTLLQKGDHCPHCGTALEKSELRRIAAFRPVDPAGFAEPSLTFFNGSAKAHVPAWSAEIDLTALLSAASENSERWPGEIAPFDVYVYWEGDEAPDALAPLIGALEGAGLRIVGDDRGGTFENRRAEAAAIRAPQTVCLKKGGDGWLLDVTRNGRTETFSPAQFAAQQETFSAAERRPFRT from the coding sequence ATGAAATGGATGAGCGAACTGCTGATGCCCGTTTCGCGCGGGCGTTCCTCGAAACTGCACGACCTCGGCTTGGCCAAAATCGCGCAGGGCGGCTACGGCCTGTGGAACCCCAACGACGAAACGCTGATCCTGCTGCCGGAGGGGAAAGTCCTCTTCCAGCGCACCGAGGACTTTCTGCTTCGCAGCCTCGAAGCCTTCCGCCCGCAACGTCTCGACTGCGGGACCTCCGCTCGCGGCGCCCTCGACGCCGCCGTGCGTCTGATCAAACGCGCCGCCGACCTGCCGGTTCTCCTCGCCGAGCGCCGTGGGGACGAGCTCCGACTGCTGGGACTTCACGGCGACTTCGAAGCCTCGCTCGAAATGGCCAACGACGCGCTGCGCGCTGTCGGCGGCGCCGTCTGCACGCTGGGCCTGCGCCTGCGCCGCGTCGACCGTCTGACGCCCGAAGGGCACCGCGTCGATTTGCTCTGCCGCTCCGAGGCGCCGCTTCGCGGCGAAGAAGGACTGATCTGTCCCGACTGCGGCTGGATGGCCGCCTTCGACAGCCCCTGCCGCTTCGGCGGAGAGACGTCGGATGCCGCGCCGGAAGAGCTGCGCGAAGTGGCCACGCCGGGCTGCTCCACCGTCGAAAAATTGTGCGAATATCTCAAGATCGCGCCGTCGCGGATCGTCAAGTGCATGTTCTACGCCGTCGAGGGGCGCGGCCTGGCCGCCGTGATCCTGCGCGCCGACCGCCAGGTCTGTCTGGAAAAAGTCCGCGCCGCGTTCCAGGGCGCGTCCGTCCGCCCCGCCGAGCCGGACGAACTGGCCGCCGTCATGGGCGATTCGGCCGGCTATATGGGCCCGGTAGGGCTGCCCGCCTCGGTGGCACTGCTCGCCGACTTCAGCGCCGTCGGCGTCAAAAACGCCGTCGTCGGCGCCAACAAGCCCGGCTTTCATAAAACGGGCGCCTGCTGGGGCCGCGATTTCAAGACCGACTTCGTCGCCGACGTGACGCTGCTTCAGAAAGGCGATCACTGCCCCCACTGCGGTACGGCGCTGGAAAAGAGCGAACTGCGCCGCATCGCCGCCTTCCGCCCCGTCGATCCCGCCGGGTTCGCCGAACCGTCGCTGACCTTTTTCAACGGTTCCGCCAAAGCCCACGTCCCCGCCTGGAGCGCCGAGATCGACCTGACGGCGCTGCTCTCGGCCGCAAGCGAAAACTCCGAACGCTGGCCCGGCGAGATCGCCCCGTTCGACGTCTACGTTTACTGGGAGGGCGACGAAGCGCCGGACGCGCTCGCGCCGCTGATCGGCGCGCTCGAAGGCGCCGGGCTCCGCATCGTCGGCGACGACCGCGGCGGCACGTTCGAAAATCGCCGGGCCGAAGCCGCGGCGATCCGCGCGCCGCAGACCGTCTGCCTCAAAAAGGGCGGCGACGGCTGGCTGCTCGACGTGACACGGAACGGCCGCACCGAAACGTTCTCGCCCGCACAGTTTGCCGCGCAGCAGGAAACTTTTTCGGCCGCGGAGCGCCGTCCGTTCCGGACGTGA
- a CDS encoding HD domain-containing protein codes for MNENEFAARVAALGGQLYVVGGWVRDRLIGRPAEDKDYVVCGLDAQTLEREFQVRSVGRQFPVYLLEVSGRLSEVALARTERKTGTGYRGFEARFSPETTIEEDLYRRDTRMNSMAVRLPGGELIDPFGGRGDIKNKIIRATSEHFRDDPVRALRAARQSAQLGFSIDPGTVELMSACRGELAREPAERVFAEMRRALASPRPEFFFTALRDAGILDAVFPELAALIGVEQPALYHRGLDAFEHSMEVLRRAAALTPRAATRFAALVHDLGKELTPRQEWPRHIGHEERGLAALERLDRRMTLPRPWYHFARFMIANHMRLPRLRRPGAIVAVIGEMRRGGFDAAEVSAVIRADHGALPDFLQRYGRYAAVLDEERARLAFPADLPPQARGRWLRMRLAEALARRLPPEG; via the coding sequence ATGAACGAAAACGAGTTCGCCGCGCGCGTCGCCGCGCTCGGCGGCCAGCTTTACGTCGTCGGCGGCTGGGTACGCGACCGCCTGATCGGACGCCCCGCCGAGGACAAGGACTACGTCGTCTGCGGCCTCGACGCGCAAACGCTCGAGCGCGAATTCCAGGTCCGCTCCGTGGGGCGGCAGTTTCCCGTTTATCTGCTGGAAGTCAGCGGCCGCCTCAGCGAAGTGGCGCTGGCGCGCACCGAGCGCAAGACCGGGACGGGCTATCGCGGTTTTGAAGCGCGCTTCAGCCCCGAGACGACCATCGAAGAAGACCTGTACCGCCGCGACACGCGCATGAACAGCATGGCCGTCCGCCTGCCCGGCGGCGAGCTGATCGACCCGTTCGGCGGGCGCGGCGACATCAAGAACAAAATCATCCGCGCCACGTCGGAACATTTCCGCGACGATCCGGTCCGCGCGCTGCGCGCCGCCCGCCAATCCGCCCAGCTGGGATTTTCCATCGATCCCGGCACGGTCGAACTGATGTCCGCCTGCCGCGGCGAACTGGCGCGGGAACCGGCCGAGCGCGTTTTCGCCGAGATGCGCAGGGCGCTCGCTTCCCCGCGGCCGGAATTTTTTTTCACCGCGCTGCGCGACGCCGGGATCCTCGACGCCGTTTTCCCCGAGCTGGCGGCGCTGATCGGCGTGGAACAGCCGGCGCTCTACCACCGCGGCCTCGACGCCTTCGAGCACAGTATGGAAGTTCTGCGCCGCGCCGCCGCGCTGACGCCACGCGCGGCGACGCGCTTCGCCGCCCTCGTCCACGACCTCGGCAAGGAGCTGACGCCGCGGCAGGAATGGCCGCGTCACATCGGGCACGAAGAACGCGGGCTGGCCGCGCTGGAGCGGCTCGACCGCCGCATGACGCTGCCGCGGCCGTGGTATCATTTCGCCCGCTTTATGATCGCCAATCACATGCGGCTCCCCCGCCTGCGCCGCCCCGGCGCTATCGTGGCGGTCATCGGGGAGATGCGGCGCGGCGGTTTCGACGCGGCGGAAGTTTCCGCCGTGATCCGCGCCGATCACGGCGCGCTGCCCGACTTTCTGCAGCGCTACGGTCGGTACGCCGCCGTTCTCGACGAAGAACGCGCCCGTCTGGCGTTCCCCGCCGATCTGCCGCCGCAGGCGCGCGGCCGGTGGCTGCGCATGCGTCTGGCCGAAGCTCTCGCCCGCCGCCTGCCGCCCGAAGGATAA
- a CDS encoding ankyrin repeat domain-containing protein, with translation MATLKERTQQKNAPAPMTPERFAKLCRRGLARRVGLYLEARTDPNAPVDGLTPLMWAAQYNAHPDVVGVLMKWGARENARDDRGRTALILAASTNGNPKVLSELLVHGARVDYRDVDGKTAFDYAQANPAFAAEDLLLLSSIAASVNEAEERGIQIGAERQKSVGGPADNPRIVPLYKK, from the coding sequence TTGGCCACGCTCAAAGAGCGCACGCAGCAAAAGAATGCTCCCGCCCCCATGACGCCGGAACGCTTCGCCAAACTCTGCCGCCGCGGTCTGGCACGACGCGTCGGTCTTTACCTCGAGGCCCGCACCGACCCGAACGCTCCCGTCGATGGCCTGACGCCGCTGATGTGGGCCGCGCAGTACAACGCGCACCCCGACGTCGTCGGTGTTCTCATGAAGTGGGGGGCCCGCGAGAACGCCCGCGACGACCGCGGGCGCACCGCGCTGATCCTGGCCGCCTCGACGAACGGCAATCCGAAAGTCCTTTCCGAGCTTCTCGTTCACGGAGCCCGCGTCGATTACCGCGACGTCGACGGCAAGACCGCCTTCGATTACGCCCAGGCCAATCCGGCGTTCGCCGCCGAGGATCTGCTGCTCCTTTCCTCCATCGCCGCAAGCGTAAACGAAGCGGAAGAGCGCGGCATCCAGATCGGTGCCGAGCGTCAGAAAAGCGTCGGCGGCCCCGCGGACAATCCGCGGATCGTGCCGCTCTATAAAAAATAG
- the proB gene encoding glutamate 5-kinase has translation MDRSELKKCRRVVVKVGTSTITHSNGKINIQRMDRLCRALADLHNRGTDVLLVSSGAVGAGMGRLGYAEKPSSLPVRQALAAVGQGLLMQMYEKLFSEYGCTTAQILLTRVGFNDRSRYLNLCNTMHALAEMNVIPVINENDTIAVDELKFGDNDTLSALVACAAGADLLIILSDIDGLYDADPRVHKDARLIHEVRTVSQSIRDNSGSKGSSMSSGGMYTKITAADVVLPAGIPLVIASGAAENVLHRILDGEVLGTLFIPPMEHRHARKQWIAANRPFESVTIDAGAVKALTEQGGSLLAKGITAVNGEFEAGRLLAVLAPDGEEIARGLTNFNSRDLKKIKGHRSDEFEALLGAKDFDEVIHRDNLAVLRA, from the coding sequence ATGGACCGCAGCGAGCTGAAAAAATGTCGCCGCGTGGTGGTCAAGGTCGGCACGAGCACCATCACGCACAGTAACGGGAAAATCAATATCCAGCGCATGGACAGGCTTTGCCGCGCTTTGGCCGACCTTCACAACCGCGGTACCGACGTGCTGCTCGTTTCGTCAGGAGCGGTCGGAGCCGGCATGGGGCGCCTCGGTTACGCGGAAAAGCCATCCAGCCTGCCGGTCAGGCAAGCGTTGGCGGCGGTGGGGCAGGGGCTGTTGATGCAGATGTACGAAAAACTTTTCTCCGAGTACGGCTGCACGACCGCGCAGATTCTGCTGACTCGCGTCGGGTTCAACGACCGCTCGCGCTATCTCAATCTGTGCAACACCATGCACGCTCTCGCCGAAATGAACGTGATTCCCGTGATCAACGAGAACGATACGATCGCCGTGGACGAACTCAAATTCGGCGACAACGACACGCTGTCGGCCCTGGTCGCCTGCGCCGCCGGCGCCGATCTGTTGATCATCCTTTCCGACATCGACGGGCTTTACGATGCCGATCCTCGCGTTCACAAAGATGCCAGGCTGATCCACGAGGTGCGCACCGTTTCGCAGAGCATCCGCGACAACTCGGGCAGCAAGGGCAGCAGCATGTCCTCCGGCGGCATGTACACCAAGATCACGGCCGCCGACGTGGTGCTGCCGGCGGGCATCCCGCTGGTGATCGCTTCCGGTGCGGCGGAGAACGTGCTGCACCGCATCCTCGACGGCGAAGTGCTGGGCACTCTGTTCATCCCGCCGATGGAGCACCGTCACGCGCGCAAGCAGTGGATCGCGGCCAACCGTCCCTTCGAGTCGGTGACGATCGACGCGGGAGCCGTCAAAGCGCTGACGGAACAGGGCGGCAGCCTGCTGGCCAAGGGCATCACGGCCGTCAACGGCGAATTCGAGGCCGGCCGTCTGTTGGCGGTGTTGGCTCCAGACGGGGAGGAGATCGCCCGCGGCCTGACGAATTTCAATTCGCGGGATCTGAAAAAGATCAAGGGGCACCGCAGCGATGAATTTGAAGCGCTGCTGGGTGCGAAGGATTTCGACGAGGTCATCCACCGCGACAACCTTGCGGTGCTTCGGGCCTGA